The following proteins are co-located in the Polymorphospora rubra genome:
- a CDS encoding PP2C family protein-serine/threonine phosphatase, giving the protein MADADAVPNLPGKLARFLDGRTDGRSADLTPVQLHPGDRILLCSDGLSSYVPQESVRNALDTGITPEEVAEHLVTLALDHGGRDNVTVIVIDVHQ; this is encoded by the coding sequence TTGGCCGACGCCGATGCAGTGCCGAACCTTCCCGGAAAGCTCGCCCGCTTTCTCGATGGACGAACGGATGGCCGATCCGCGGATCTAACGCCTGTCCAACTCCATCCCGGTGATCGAATCCTGCTGTGCTCAGACGGCCTGTCCTCGTACGTCCCGCAGGAGTCGGTGCGTAATGCCTTGGATACTGGCATCACGCCAGAGGAAGTGGCCGAACATCTCGTGACCCTGGCCCTCGATCATGGTGGCCGAGACAACGTCACCGTAATCGTGATTGACGTTCACCAGTGA
- a CDS encoding pentapeptide repeat-containing protein, producing the protein METRTIRDLGVLLPGDESDDLDPVERLPRAGAAMSERTVSGDVWTRAELDGVTVGRTWFVDADLDRSHFDTVTLDRCAFRGCSVMGVHWENLALRNVIFENCRLDYATFTKIKTSGPVAFLGCSLTETTFAGGKLAPSVFDNCRMAGTTFDGCDLRGADLRGNDLSGLDVVTDLRGVRLSAAQLPALTELIVRTLAIRIDNESP; encoded by the coding sequence ATGGAAACCCGCACCATTCGCGACCTTGGCGTCCTGCTTCCTGGGGACGAGTCGGACGATCTCGACCCTGTGGAGCGTCTGCCGCGCGCTGGCGCGGCCATGTCCGAGCGAACCGTCTCCGGCGACGTCTGGACCCGCGCCGAACTGGATGGCGTAACGGTCGGTCGAACCTGGTTCGTCGACGCCGATCTGGACCGGAGTCACTTCGATACGGTGACCCTTGACCGATGCGCCTTCCGAGGCTGTTCCGTAATGGGTGTGCATTGGGAGAACCTCGCACTCAGGAACGTGATCTTTGAGAACTGCCGCCTTGACTACGCCACCTTCACCAAGATTAAGACCTCCGGGCCGGTGGCATTCCTGGGCTGTTCCCTGACCGAGACGACATTTGCCGGTGGAAAGCTCGCCCCGAGCGTGTTCGACAACTGCCGGATGGCGGGCACCACATTCGACGGTTGTGACCTGCGCGGGGCGGACCTGCGCGGCAACGACCTCTCCGGTCTGGACGTCGTCACCGATCTGCGAGGCGTACGACTCAGTGCCGCGCAACTTCCCGCACTCACCGAACTGATCGTCCGCACACTGGCCATCCGGATCGACAACGAGTCCCCCTGA
- the argS gene encoding arginine--tRNA ligase, with the protein MNLEKLLADRLAPAFAAVTAAAVDAGPDGPVDPAVRRSQHADFQSDAALSLARRLHRAPRDVAAEVLRRAELADLCAVAEVSGPGFVNLTVADDVLGSLLSTMAADDRLGVAAATDPQTVVVDYSGPNVAKEMHVGHLRSTVIGDAAVRLSGWLGHTVVRANHLGDWGTPFGMLIEHLLDLGESTAAHELSVGDLDSFYRAARVKFDADDAFRERARRRVVALQGGDELTLRLWRLLVAESERYFLSVYGRLDVTLTAADFQGESRYNDRLAPVVEELDRAGLLRDSGDAACVFPAGFTGRDGQPLPVIVRKRDGGYGYGTTDLAAVRHRTADLGATRLLYVVGAPQRQHLEMVFAVAREAGWLKPPVTAEHVGFGSVLGADGRMLRSRAGGTVKLVDLLDEAVRRAAELARAKNPDLDEAAVAEVARAVGIGAVKYADLSTDRIKDYVFDWQRMLSLDGNTAPYLQYAHARIRSIFRRAGPGVPTGAPIVVGDPAERALAIELLGFEAVVTTVGRTLEFHRLAGYLHTVATTFSGLYERCPVLRADGPVRDSRLALCDLTARVLRRGLYLLGITTPDRM; encoded by the coding sequence ATGAACCTTGAGAAGTTGCTCGCCGACCGGCTGGCTCCGGCGTTCGCGGCGGTGACCGCCGCGGCCGTCGACGCCGGCCCCGACGGGCCCGTCGACCCGGCCGTACGGCGGTCGCAGCACGCGGACTTCCAGTCCGACGCGGCCCTGTCCCTGGCCCGCCGGCTGCACCGGGCGCCCCGGGACGTCGCCGCCGAGGTGCTGCGTCGCGCCGAGCTCGCCGACCTGTGTGCCGTCGCCGAGGTGTCCGGGCCGGGCTTCGTCAACCTGACCGTCGCCGACGACGTACTCGGCTCGCTGCTGTCGACCATGGCCGCCGACGACCGGCTCGGGGTCGCCGCCGCCACCGACCCGCAGACCGTCGTCGTCGACTATTCGGGGCCGAACGTCGCCAAGGAGATGCACGTCGGCCACCTGCGGTCGACGGTGATCGGTGACGCCGCCGTACGGCTCTCGGGGTGGCTCGGGCACACCGTCGTCCGGGCGAACCATCTCGGCGACTGGGGCACCCCGTTCGGGATGCTGATCGAGCACCTGCTCGACCTGGGGGAGTCGACGGCGGCCCACGAACTGTCGGTCGGTGACCTGGACTCGTTCTACCGCGCCGCAAGAGTGAAGTTCGACGCCGACGACGCGTTCAGGGAACGGGCCCGGCGCCGGGTGGTGGCGTTGCAGGGCGGCGACGAGTTGACGTTGCGGCTGTGGCGGCTGCTGGTCGCCGAGTCGGAGCGGTACTTCCTGTCGGTCTACGGCCGGCTCGACGTGACCCTGACCGCCGCCGACTTCCAGGGCGAGAGCCGCTACAACGACCGGCTCGCGCCGGTCGTCGAGGAACTCGACCGGGCCGGACTGCTGCGCGACAGCGGCGACGCCGCCTGCGTCTTCCCGGCCGGATTCACCGGCCGGGACGGCCAGCCGTTGCCGGTCATCGTGCGCAAACGCGACGGCGGGTACGGGTACGGGACCACGGACCTCGCCGCGGTCCGGCACCGGACCGCGGACCTGGGCGCGACCCGGCTGCTCTACGTCGTCGGCGCCCCGCAGCGACAGCACCTCGAGATGGTGTTCGCGGTCGCGCGGGAGGCCGGCTGGCTGAAACCGCCGGTCACCGCCGAACACGTCGGCTTCGGTTCGGTGCTCGGCGCCGACGGCCGGATGCTGCGCAGCCGGGCCGGCGGCACCGTGAAACTCGTCGACCTGCTCGACGAGGCGGTACGGCGGGCCGCCGAGCTGGCCCGGGCGAAGAATCCCGACCTGGACGAGGCCGCCGTGGCCGAGGTGGCGCGGGCGGTCGGGATCGGTGCGGTGAAGTACGCCGACCTGTCCACCGACCGGATCAAGGACTACGTCTTCGACTGGCAGCGGATGCTGTCGCTGGACGGCAACACCGCGCCGTACCTCCAGTACGCCCACGCCCGGATCCGCTCCATCTTCCGCCGGGCCGGGCCCGGCGTACCGACCGGTGCCCCGATCGTGGTCGGTGATCCGGCCGAGCGGGCGCTGGCCATCGAACTGCTCGGTTTCGAGGCGGTCGTCACCACGGTCGGGCGGACGCTGGAGTTTCACCGGCTCGCCGGCTACCTGCACACGGTGGCGACGACGTTCAGCGGCTTATACGAGCGGTGCCCGGTCCTGCGTGCCGACGGGCCGGTGCGCGACAGCCGGCTCGCACTGTGCGACCTCACCGCGCGGGTGCTGCGGCGGGGACTGTACCTGCTCGGCATCACCACCCCGGACCGCATGTGA
- the amcA gene encoding multiple cyclophane-containing RiPP AmcA: MSILELLTRADADLGPLGVGDGSYVNLGAKFDNRPSWDNRGKGFDNRPTWDNWTKRGK; encoded by the coding sequence ATGAGCATTCTGGAACTGCTTACGCGGGCCGACGCCGACCTTGGGCCCCTCGGAGTCGGCGACGGTTCATACGTAAACCTTGGTGCCAAGTTCGACAACCGGCCCAGTTGGGACAACCGAGGTAAGGGATTCGACAATCGACCTACCTGGGACAACTGGACCAAGCGGGGTAAGTAG